A genome region from Bombus pyrosoma isolate SC7728 linkage group LG14, ASM1482585v1, whole genome shotgun sequence includes the following:
- the LOC122574657 gene encoding dynein axonemal assembly factor 1 homolog — MQEECDFQVTLEKKLSVETRLDVVASSTNLSETEIRKSVPEDSSVDFEVLSTSSSDVLTKITLESLKNESTSDDQANKSTLESIPEVDNEDDSNWLSYFDCNAIFDVTCENLSYYNSTKAEKDSDSDMDDTLTFDDAEEGESMTLDENDSCCTKSYRQRSFEEVCEKKLDRLDQMTDNNHPTVVSDKISLIEINRERNIFKETHRDIANENDKNGNNIDCDSEDRTIDDRTKEANIEMEENQKHDFVHISNEELIEEANKMSDSSHFLSDWDDEDERNLVYSSPNVNISAYFKFRDSMKEPKFEATLEQPTSIFSNKGNKEPLLLEEIVGESTENDKKATTNEAEDQSTKEPKSEEDLVKSFTENVRSSQGQGTKFVELGSPEEYLEKLAEITEADCPRSEEEVQEKLKKIAEGKAKIENRKNEALKDLSVEFNEIEKLVAETKSIEQYNSESDESLDESKEEDGIEMPLTKDQVAESFKMKNTQKDMEDEVKRRAESLQECLQVIPRDPEEFIQDEIEGKAEVENRRNEIFKDLAMEFNEIGNLFVRAKNIESFNSQPNKNSNDDIEIPLIEDQVAESFKFTDSQNNVENVAEQCVGFLDECFQGIPKEGEAEESTEGEGSSKTEENVGNIEGEIEETLEDIVEEKLVGNFENISKEKVEQKLEDAMEEETIKKIIDEKIVQNLENIVEEESVQNVENITEEKIETDDAVDKSGTSKETAGDTKSTSETAIRGIVQDIIEDTEDSIFWQFYKQPERTYIKGKVYDFDPKKHGVRMTEEFLKKHCKMNKLYQTPHLNDVLYLHYKGFSFIENLEKYTGLRCLWLENNGIREIANLENQSELKCLYLHNNLINKIENLEWLTKLDTLNLSYNTIRRIENLDSLKFLNTLNLSHNYLQDTNDIEHLRLLDSLSVLDISHNRIDTDEVVNILGDMKELRVVSLMGNPILKKIRLYRKTMILKCRNLKYLDDRPVFPKDRACAEAWMRGGPEEEAAERKRWIEAEQKKINDSVQALINKRKLYKPVGTSEKEAEDKKKTKEDEEVATTTLVCTSDELLNLEKKKKSNGTSSSNSSSASSSSDEEVENAEVEDDGTGQKGIEKSDGRRPMAEEGRTASGDLGKEILLPWKTQATTRKQPKQLVEEIEETKEYVAGDAERKRFGTKILDDQRCSDDLPGGYSVGRELAHYEKLVLETTNETEITPPCCKREKNDDTEEKSFKDSSVCCNILEWPNGRNEKEENIVNNMKDKPLCKDILDNYRRKDEPHPLTSQLSSIREDMKEFCADVDKFIEDNKIVFKNGEVKRLWGEKEEINARIKSDRDNEEKGKDSSSKEKDFKWWNTKERKLKVKEILKSREEESKRSKNVKKIEIIEDVAEKISEASNKEETKENKEVSSSQGVYDLLNLKTCPTILLSNVKSYPRNEDASVLCESAKKEGNEDRSSGLFNSLFNEMEYRDSSNKREKMSKSVSSHELLTLEEAEEAVEETARSSSCTDIIFSDQENFQNKSVRIEITGTDPANATLLDDDEESESESVKTVINNYEKINEEGDTRTNIVKENNSECVSDSSSVTGVQNKMQQLDTTSDGPIISSSVEKSSQSSKSHKRSRDCEYLDVVSKKSHLIEEVDIEKDRSDERTTSEVFEKCRRHFMKEAKNFVKKESPLINQCIESLIANRNSEGNWKIQSSQEDFLNFTTVNLNPDFRCGKNSVNSEEKMISSREQSHVKPNSISSVQNLEDDRASTKKSDSCTDRRSEMASITQLLDQSRSSEKHSSNMCTDLYQEFCNHLDQMNSKRKLLIEPDFVKNSRAIGNEQTDDLLSSRETKQSKEEQTKPLIEEISGNSTNVDELEKLEELSVHLEDLGMDAAFKDKILKSISAPKTEEQRKRAKRSAERLMKTSREAMAKGKSLLERSSPVSNQKKDLDHSRRFFMNLLAEVLEENKHKDVDPTKSIDDKSESGSIAETVSDISKNTAVKIEEIARLSSIDNKRSQGVEILDTGIENVGRARKSLEMQMVQEN; from the exons ATGCAGGAAGAGTGCGATTTTCAAGTCACTTTGGAGAAGAAACTATCGGTTGAAACCAGGCTCGACGTTGTAGCAAGTAGTACCAATTTGTCTGAaacagaaattagaaaatcg GTACCAGAAGATTCATCGGTGGATTTCGAAGTTCTATCCACCTCGTCATCCGACGTTCTCACAAAAATTACCTTAGAATCGTTGAAGAACGAAAGCACATCAGACGACCAAGCGAACAAATCGACCCTCGAATCTATACCGGAAGTCGATAACGAGGACGATTCCAATTGGCTGTCGTATTTCGATTGTAACGCGATCTTCGATGTAACCTGTGAAAATCTGTCTTATTACAATTCGACGAAAGCTGAGAAAGACAGCGACAGCGATATGGATGACACTTTGACTTTTGACGATGCCGAAGAAGGTGAATCTATGACTCTGGACGAAAACGATAGTTGTTGCACCAAGTCTTATCGCCAGCGATCGTTTGAAGAAGTTTGTGAAAAGAAGCTTGACAGACTTGACCAAATGACAGATAACAACCATCCCACTGTTGTCTccgataaaatttctttgatcgAGATAAATcgcgaacgaaatattttcaaggaGACTCATCGAGATATCGCaaacgaaaacgataaaaatggaaataatatcGACTGTGATTCAgaagatcgaacgatcgatgatCGAACTAAGGAAGCAAATATAGAAATGGAGGAAAATCAGAAACATGATTTTGTTCATATCAGTAATGAAGAACTGATCGAAGAAGCGAACAAGATGTCAGATAGTTCACACTTTTTAAGCGACTGGGATGACGAAGACGAAAGAAATCTGGTTTATTCTTCGCCTAATGTGAATATTTCtgcttattttaaatttagagATAGTATGAAAGAACCTAAATTTGAAGCTACTTTGGAACAACCAACTTCcatattttcgaataaaggaaataaagagCCATTGCTTTTGGAAGAAATTGTCGGAGAATCTAccgaaaatgataaaaaagcgACAACGAATGAAGCAGAAGATCAATCTACGAAAGAACCAAAATCGGAAGAAGATTTGGTAAAAAGTTTTACGGAAAATGTACGTTCAAGTCAAGGACAGGGAACGAAGTTCGTAGAATTGGGTTCTCCggaagaatatttagaaaaattggcAGAGATCACGGAAGCAGATTGTCCAAGATCCGAGGAAGAAGTGCaggaaaagttgaaaaagatCGCCGAGGGGAAAGCAAAGATAGAAAATCGGAAAAACGAGGCTTTGAAAGATCTGTCTGTTGAATTTAACGAGATCGAGAAGCTTGTTGCAGAAACGAAATCTATCGAACAGTATAATAGCGAATCTGACGAAAGTCTAGACGAATCGAAGGAAGAGGATGGTATTGAGATGCCTTTGACGAAAGATCAAGTAGCTGAAAGTTTTAAGATGAAGAATACTCAAAAGGATATGGAAGACGAGGTGAAACGTCGTGCAGAATCATTGCAAGAATGTCTGCAAGTTATTCCAAGAGACCCAGAAGAATTTATACAAGACGAAATTGAAGGGAAAGCGGAggtagaaaatagaagaaacgaGATTTTCAAGGATTTAGCGATGGAATTTAATGAGATTGGAAACCTTTTCGTGAGAGCAAAGAATATTGAAAGTTTTAATAGCCAACCTAACAAAAATTCGAACGACGATATCGAGATTCCTTTGATCGAAGATCAAGTAGCTGAAAGTTTTAAATTCACAGATAGTCAAAACAATGTGGAAAATGTGGCGGAACAGTGTGTAGGATTTTTAGATGAGTGTTTTCAAGGTATTCCTAAAGAAGGAGAAGCTGAAGAATCTACCGAAGGCGAAGGTTCGTCTAAAACTGAAGAAAACGTAGGAAATATCGAGggagaaattgaagaaactttAGAAGATATTGTCGAAGAAAAGCTTGtgggaaattttgaaaacatttctAAAGAAAAAGTCGAACAAAAACTTGAAGATGCTATGGAAGAAGAGACTATTAAAAAGATCATTGACGAGAAAATTGTACAGAATCTGGAAAATATTGTTGAAGAAGAAAGTGTacaaaatgttgaaaatattactgAAGAGAAAATCGAAACTGACGATGCTGTCGATAAATCAGGAACTTCGAAAGAAACTGCTGGTGATACAAAATCAACGTCAGAAACGGCGATCAGAGGAATTGTCCAAGATATTATCGAAGATACAGAAGACTCGATTTTTTGGCAATTCTACAAACAACCGGAGAGAACGTAcataaaaggaaaagtttaCGATTTCGACCCCAAGAAACACGGTGTCAG GATGACAGAGGAGTTTTTGAAGAAGCACTGCAAAATGAATAAACTGTACCAAACCCCTCATCTGAATGACGTACTCTATCTTCATTACAAAG GTTTCTCATTCATCGAGAATCTGGAGAAATACACAGGCCTAAGATGTCTATGGCTGGAGAACAACGGTATCCGTGAGATCGCGAACCTGGAGAATCAGAGCGAGTTGAAGTGCCTTTATCTCCATAACAATTTGATCAATAAAATCGAGAATCTCGAATGGTTGACGAAGCTAGACACTTTGAACCTCTCGTACAACACTATACGGAGGATCGAGAATCTCG ATAGCCTCAAGTTCCTGAATACTCTAAACCTGTCGCACAACTACTTACAAGATACCAATGACATTGAGCACCTCCGATTGCTGGATAGCCTCTCGGTACTGGATATTTCTCACAACAGGATAGACACCGACGAAGTCGTTAAT aTCCTAGGAGATATGAAAGAATTGCGCGTGGTATCTTTGATGGGCAACCCAATTCTAAAGAAGATCAGACTGTATCGCAAGACCATGATCTTGAAGTGTAGAAACCTCAAGTATCTAGATGACAGACCTGTATTCCCAAAAGATCGTGCCTGTGCAGAAGCTTG GATGCGAGGAGGACCCGAAGAAGAAGCAGCTGAGAGGAAACGCTGGATCGAGGCGGAGCAGAAGAAAATCAATGATAGCGTGCAAG CCCTGATAAACAAAAGGAAGCTGTACAAACCGGTCGGGACGTCCGAAAAGGAGGCGGAGGataagaagaagacgaaggagGACGAAGAAGTAGCCACGACCACGCTTGTCTGCACGAGCGACGAACTG CTCAACttggagaagaagaaaaagtcgAATGGTACCTCATCCTCCAACAGCTCGTCCGCGTCCTCGTCATCGGACGAAGAGGTGGAGAACGCCGAGGTGGAGGATGATGGAACTGGGCAAAAAGGAATCGAGAAAAGTGACGGAAGGAGGCCAATGGCGGAGGAAGGAAGAACAGCCTCCGGCGATCTTGGCAAGGAAATATTGTTACCCTGGAAAACACAg GCCACGACACGTAAGCAGCCGAAACAGTTAGTAGAAGAGattgaagaaacgaaagaatacgTGGCAGGAGACGCAGAACGGAAAAGGTTCGGGACGAAAATTTTGGACGATCAACGATGTAGCGACGACCTACCAGGTGGTTATTCTGTTGGAAGAGAACTGGCCCATTACGAGAAACTTGTCCTGGAGACGACCAACGAGACCGAAATTACTCCACCGTGCTGTAAGCGGGAGAAGAACGACGATA CtgaagaaaaatcatttaagGATTCGTCGgtttgttgtaatattttggAGTGGCCGAATGgcagaaacgagaaagaagagaatatcGTAAATAACATGAAGGATAAACCTCTGTGTAAAGATATCCTGGACAATTATCGTAGAAAAGACGAACCACATCCTTTAACCAGTCAACTGAGTAGCATCAGAGAAGACATGAAAGAGTTCTGCGCTGATGTGgataaatttatcgaagaCAATAAGATCGTTTTCAAAAATGGCGAAGTGAAAAGACTGTGGGGtgagaaagaggaaattaaCGCTCGAATAAAATCTGATAGagataacgaagaaaaaggaaaggattCGTCgagtaaagaaaaagattttaaatggTGGAACACGAAGGAGAGGAAGTTAAAAGTGAAGGAGATTTTGAAGagtagagaagaagaaagtaaaagatcGAAGAATGTTAAAAAGATCGAAATTATCGAGGACGTGGCAGAAAAAATCTCAGAAGCttcaaataaagaagaaactaaagaaaataagGAAGTTTCATCTTCGCAAGGTGTTtacgatttattaaatctaaAAACGTGTCCCACGATTCTATTGAGCAATGTAAAATCTTATCCTAGAAATGAAGATGCTTCTGTGCTATGCGAATCTGCCAAGAAAGAAGGCAACGAAGATCGTTCCTCGGGTTTATTCAATTCTCTGTTCAACGAGATGGAGTATAGAGATTCGAGCAATAAACGCGAAAAAATGTCAAAGTCCGTTAGTTCTCACGAATTGCTGACTTTAGAAGAAGCAGAGGAAGCTGTCGAAGAAACAGCACGGTCATCCAGTTGTactgatataattttttcagatcAAGAGAATTTTCAGAACAAATCTGTTCGTATAGAAATCACGGGTACGGATCCTGCGAATGCCACATTGCTCGATGACGACGAAGAATCGGAGAGTGAATCTGTGAAAActgtaattaacaattatgaaaaaattaacgagGAAGGAGATACAAGAacaaatatcgtaaaagaaaataattctgaatGTGTTTCTGATAGTTCAAGCGTTACTGGAGTGCAAAACAAAATGCAACAGCTAGATACCACGTCCGACGGTCCTATAATATCTTCGAGCGTTGAAAAGTCTAGTCAATCGTCTAAATCGCATAAAAGGTCGCGAGATTGCGAATATCTGGATGTAGTCAGCAAAAAATCCCATCTAATCGAAGAAGTGGATATCGAAAAAGACAGGAGCGATGAGAGAACGACTAGTGAAGTGTTTGAAAAGTGTAGACGGCATTTCATGAAAGAGGCAAAGAACTTTGTAAAAAAGGAATCGCCTCTGATCAACCAGTGCATAGAGAGCTTGATAGCAAACAGAAATTCAGAGGGAAATTGGAAGATACAGAGTAGTCAAGAGGATTTCTTAAACTTCACAACTGTGAACTTAAACCCTGATTTTCGTTGTGGGAAAAATTCGGTTAATTCGGAGGAGAAAATGATTTCTTCGCGTGAACAATCTCACGTGAAGCCGAATAGCATTTCGAGCGTTCAAAATCTCGAAGATGATCGAGCAAGTACGAAAAAATCGGATTCGTGTACTGACCGACGATCAG aaatggCATCGATTACCCAGCTTCTAGACCAATCTCGTAGCTCCGAGAAGCATTCGTCAAATATGTGTACTGATCTCTATCAAGAATTCTGCAATCACTTGGATCAGATGAACAGTAAAAGAAAGCTTCTAATCGAGCcagattttgtaaaaaatagcAGGGCAATTGGCAACGAACAGACAGACGACCTTCTATCGTCAAGGGAGACCAAACAGTCGAAAGAAGAACAAACAAAACCATTGATCGAGGAGATTTCAGGAAATTCAACAAACGTAGACGAATTAGAAAAACTTGAAGAACTATCTGTTCATCTCGAAGATCTTGGAATGGACGCAGCGTTTAAGGATAAGATATTAAAGAGCATAAGTGCTCCAAAAACTGAGGAGCAGAGAAAAAGAGCAAAAAGGTCGGCCGAGAGGTTGATGAAGACTTCCAGAGAAGCAATGGCGAAAGGAAAATCTTTGCTAGAACGGTCTTCCCCTGTCAGTAATCAGAAAAAG gatCTTGATCATAGTAGGAGATTTTTCATGAACCTGTTAGCAGAGGTTTTGGAGGAAAATAAGCATAAGGACGTTGATCCCACGAAGAGTATCGATGACAAATCTGAATCAGGTTCAATCGCCGAAACAGTTTcagatatttcgaaaaacactgccgtaaaaatagaagaaatcgCAAGATTATCGTCGATTGATAACAAGAGGAGTCAGGGCGTTGAAATTCTTGATACAGGGATAGAAAACGTTGGTAGAGCGAGGAAAAGTTTGGAAATGCAGATGGTTCAGGAAAACTGA